The Tripterygium wilfordii isolate XIE 37 chromosome 4, ASM1340144v1, whole genome shotgun sequence genome has a window encoding:
- the LOC119996887 gene encoding uncharacterized protein LOC119996887 — protein sequence MIFAAVIWTIWTERNKVIFDDAEVEWSNVLYLVFIRYGLWLKAINISIPYSGPELMAASDGVKFKILLNKAPRPVSIWVAPPTSHLKWNTDGSSRLDKVGIGGVLRDSSGNFLCIFSGPVGNLDATSAEMEAIRKALEISVAHGSSNGVELIVESDSHNSVSWLKKGSSNPWSMDQDCNAITNLTKVFAAVNFVHIWREANGVADFLAKKGVDRQDLMVSWLV from the coding sequence ATGATATTTGCTGCTGTGATTTGGACAATATGGACCGAAAGAAACAAGGTGATTTTTGATGATGCTGAAGTAGAGTGGAGTAATGTGTTGTACTTAGTATTCATCAGATATGGACTATGGCTTAAAGCAATTAACATTTCAATTCCTTACAGTGGTCCAGAATTAATGGCAGCAAGTGATGGGGTGAAATTCAAGATTCTCCTTAATAAAGCTCCAAGGCCGGTGTCCATTTGGGTTGCTCCCCCTACTAGCCACTTGAAATGGAATACTGATGGTTCCTCTAGGCTGGATAAGGTAGGAATTGGTGGGGTCTTAAGAGATAGTAGTGGGAATTTCTTGTGTATCTTCTCAGGCCCAGTAGGAAATCTTGATGCAACTTCAGCTGAGATGGAGGCCATTAGGAAAGCCCTTGAGATCTCAGTAGCTCATGGCTCAAGTAATGGGGTGGAACTCATTGTGGAATCTGATTCTCACAATTCTGTCTCCTGGCTCAAGAAGGGTTCCTCCAATCCATGGTCTATGGATCAGGATTGTAATGCGATCACTAATCTCACTAAGGTCTTTGCTGCAGTGAATTTTGTCCATATTTGGAGAGAGGCAAATGGTGTGGCAGATTTCTTAGCCAAGAAAGGGGTTGATAGACAAGATTTGATGGTGTCATGGCTTGTCTAA
- the LOC119996646 gene encoding germin-like protein subfamily 1 member 16, whose product MKGAVSSLLVPFVLLALASSLGSAFDPSPLQDFCVAINEPNDAVFVNGKFCKDPKLVNASDFFLSGLNVPGDVSNAVGSNVTAVSVNQLPGLNTLGVALVRIDYAPYGGLNPPHIHPRGTEILVVLEGTLYVGFVTSNADGNRLFAKTLNPGDVFVFPIGMIHFQLNIGKTPAVAFAGLSSQNFGLITIANAVFGSNPPINPDVLTKAFQLDKNIVEYLQKKF is encoded by the exons atgaaAGGTGCAGTTTCTTCTCTCTTGGTACCTTTTGTCCTCTTGGCTTTGGCCTCCTCGCTTGGCTCGGCCTTCGATCCAAGCCCTCTTCAAGACTTCTGTGTCGCCATCAATGAACCTAATGATGCTG TGTTTGTGAATGGAAAGTTCTGCAAGGACCCGAAGCTCGTCAATGCAAGCGATTTCTTTTTATCTGGTCTCAATGTTCCAGGAGATGTCTCAAATGCTGTCGGTTCTAATGTCACTGCTGTTAGTGTCAATCAACTACCAGGACTCAACACACTCGGTGTAGCCCTAGTTCGAATTGACTATGCACCGTACGGTGGCCTAAACCCACCTCATATTCACCCTCGCGGCACAGAAATCCTTGTAGTCCTGGAAGGAACACTTTATGTTGGATTTGTCACATCCAACGCGGATGGTAATCGCCTTTTcgccaaaaccctaaacccaggAGATGTGTTTGTGTTTCCTATCGGTATGATTCACTTCCAACTCAATATTGGGAAGACACCTGCTGTGGCTTTTGCAGGATTGAGCAGCCAAAACTTTGGTTTGATTACAATTGCAAATGCAGTATTTGGTTCGAATCCACCAATCAATCCTGATGTTCTCACTAAGGCCTTTCAACTAGACAAGAACATAGTGGAGTATCTTCAGAAAAAGTTCTAG